A stretch of DNA from Clostridium sp. JN-9:
CTTTTAAAGATACTTGTTTTTTTACCCTTTATTATACTGCTGATTTATCTTTCCATAAAATTTGGGGGAAGTAAACTGCAGCATATACAAAATGGAAAATATATTAAGATATTAGAAAGAGTTCCTATTGCAAAGGACAGCAATCTTATAGTTGTAAAAATAGGAGATTCAGGTTATGTGCTTTCTGCCACAGCAAACAAAGTGGAAATTTTAAAAACTATTCCAAAGGAAGATCTGGACAAGCTACAGCAGAATAATTCTATACCACAGTTCAGTTCCTTTAAGGAATTTTGTGAAAACACAGGCCTTAATAAGTGGTCATTATCCAATTTAATTAAGAAGCGTAAACAACAGTAGATATATAGAAAAGGAAGAAATATAAATATGAAAAAAGGCAAGATATTAATATTCTTTATGGCTTTTGCTGCAGTAATGCTTTTTTCTTTTAAAGTAGTTCACGCAGCTCCTGCAGCAATGCCTATACCTAAAATAAATATATCAACAGATACACCAAACTCTCCAGCAGAATATGTGGACAACATAAAACTCTTACTAATGCTGACAGTGCTTACATTACTTCCATCTTTTCTAATAATGATGACAAGCTTTGTGAGAATTGTAGTGGTTTTTGGATTTTTAAGGTCTTCACTTGGAACTCAGCAGTCACCGCCAAATCAGGTTCTCATTGGACTTGCACTGTTTTTAACATTTTTTATTATGGCTCCTGTGGGGAAAGAAATCAATACAAAAGCAGTTCAGCCATATTTACAAAATAAAATTACACAGTCCCAGGCTATAGAAGAAGGGGCAAAACCATTAAGAAAATTTATGCTTAAGCAGACAAGGACGAAGGATTTAAAGCTTTTCATGGACGAGGCCAAGCTTGGCAGTGATATTACAAAGGATAATGTACCTTTATATGTAGTAGTTCCAGCATTTGCTATAAGTGAACTTAAAACTGCTTTTCAAATAGGCTTTTTATTATTTATCCCATTTATGATAATAGATTTAGTAGTTTCCAGTGTGCTTATGTCAATGGGAATGTTTATGCTTCCTCCGACTTTAATTTCTCTTCCATTTAAATTATTGCTTTTTGTTATGGTAGATGGATGGTACTTACTGGTAAAGTCATTAATTTTAAGTTTTTCGTGAGGTATATAAATGAGTGAAAATTTAGTTATAGGAATTTTAAAAGATGCAATACAAACTGGATTAATGGTGGCAGGACCAATTTTAGCTGTGTCAATTGTAGTTGGATTGATTATAAGTATTTTTCAGGCCACAACTCAGATTCAGGAGCAGACTTTAACATTTGTGCCAAAGCTTATTGCAATA
This window harbors:
- the fliO gene encoding flagellar biosynthetic protein FliO; translation: MEFWSMLLKILVFLPFIILLIYLSIKFGGSKLQHIQNGKYIKILERVPIAKDSNLIVVKIGDSGYVLSATANKVEILKTIPKEDLDKLQQNNSIPQFSSFKEFCENTGLNKWSLSNLIKKRKQQ
- the fliP gene encoding flagellar type III secretion system pore protein FliP (The bacterial flagellar biogenesis protein FliP forms a type III secretion system (T3SS)-type pore required for flagellar assembly.); translation: MAFAAVMLFSFKVVHAAPAAMPIPKINISTDTPNSPAEYVDNIKLLLMLTVLTLLPSFLIMMTSFVRIVVVFGFLRSSLGTQQSPPNQVLIGLALFLTFFIMAPVGKEINTKAVQPYLQNKITQSQAIEEGAKPLRKFMLKQTRTKDLKLFMDEAKLGSDITKDNVPLYVVVPAFAISELKTAFQIGFLLFIPFMIIDLVVSSVLMSMGMFMLPPTLISLPFKLLLFVMVDGWYLLVKSLILSFS
- the fliQ gene encoding flagellar biosynthesis protein FliQ, yielding MSENLVIGILKDAIQTGLMVAGPILAVSIVVGLIISIFQATTQIQEQTLTFVPKLIAIALVGIITGPWMLHEVVNFTERIFALIANITQ